One genomic segment of Micromonospora sp. WMMC415 includes these proteins:
- a CDS encoding DUF1990 family protein has product MPDLTYAEVGATRDGRLPDGYHHLRHRFRLPDGAFATAAEAVLTWRLHRAAGVRMRTDAPRAAPGVAVTPGLGVGPLRIWGPCEVVWTEDGPERAGFGYGTRPGHPERGEEAFLVSRDAAGHVRFEVVAFSVPDRWFVRAAGPAARGVQHGYAWWLGRTLRRLCPTQA; this is encoded by the coding sequence GTGCCCGACCTGACCTACGCCGAGGTGGGTGCGACCCGTGACGGGCGGCTGCCCGACGGTTACCACCACCTGCGGCACCGCTTCCGCCTCCCGGACGGCGCCTTCGCCACCGCGGCCGAGGCGGTCCTCACCTGGCGGCTGCACCGCGCGGCCGGGGTGCGGATGCGCACCGACGCCCCGCGCGCCGCACCGGGAGTCGCGGTCACCCCCGGGCTGGGCGTCGGCCCGCTGCGGATCTGGGGCCCCTGCGAGGTGGTGTGGACCGAGGACGGCCCGGAGCGGGCCGGATTCGGGTACGGCACCCGGCCGGGCCACCCGGAGCGCGGGGAGGAGGCGTTCCTGGTCAGCCGGGACGCCGCCGGCCACGTCCGGTTCGAGGTGGTGGCGTTCAGCGTCCCGGACCGCTGGTTCGTGCGCGCCGCCGGTCCGGCGGCCCGGGGCGTGCAGCACGGGTACGCCTGGTGGCTGGGCCGGACGCTGCGCCGCCTCTGCCCGACCCAGGCCTAG
- a CDS encoding GNAT family N-acetyltransferase — protein sequence MTAPPLIAPATPADAGEILTVQRAAYLTEAQRYADPFLPPLTETLDEVRAAVAGPQTVLTARLGNRLVGSVRIRVEGDIAHVGRLSVAPDQQGRGIGGRLLRAVEAVVAARVCRFALFTGADSADNLRLYQRHGYRVVGHDSDPNGVRLALLEKPVPLRC from the coding sequence GTGACCGCACCTCCGCTGATCGCCCCCGCGACCCCCGCCGACGCCGGGGAGATCCTGACCGTGCAGCGCGCCGCCTACCTGACCGAGGCGCAGCGTTACGCCGATCCGTTCCTGCCGCCGCTCACCGAGACGCTCGACGAGGTGCGCGCGGCGGTGGCCGGGCCGCAGACCGTTCTCACCGCCCGGCTCGGCAACCGGCTGGTCGGGTCCGTCCGCATCCGCGTCGAGGGCGACATCGCGCACGTGGGCCGGCTGTCGGTCGCACCGGACCAGCAGGGCCGGGGCATCGGCGGGCGGCTGCTGCGGGCGGTCGAGGCGGTGGTGGCCGCGCGGGTCTGCCGCTTCGCCCTGTTCACCGGCGCGGACAGCGCGGACAACCTCCGGCTGTACCAGCGGCACGGCTACCGGGTCGTGGGGCACGATTCGGACCCGAACGGCGTCCGGCTGGCCCTGCTGGAGAAGCCGGTCCCGCTCCGCTGCTGA
- a CDS encoding DNA-3-methyladenine glycosylase, whose protein sequence is MTGTEPSARRVLRPPAGYRLAASVRSLTFSPYDPCARVAAGTFWWATRSPAGPATLALRPVAGDLLAEGYGPGADWVVERADAVAGLRDDLSGFAELAAAHPVVAELAARHRGLRMPATSQVFPRLLRAVFEQKVTGKEAYRAYAATVRHFRAAAPGPVALLLPPEPAAVAATPYWVFHPFGVEQRRADTLRRAAAVADRLERCADSAEATRRLTAVAGIGPWTAAEVVRVAYGDPDAVSVGDYHVPNTVAWALAGEARGDDARMLALLEPFRGHRGRVCVLLEAAGIQAPKFGPRAPIRSFARF, encoded by the coding sequence GTGACCGGGACCGAACCCTCCGCCCGCCGGGTGCTGCGCCCACCCGCCGGGTACCGGCTGGCCGCGTCGGTCCGGTCGCTCACCTTCAGCCCGTACGACCCCTGCGCGCGCGTCGCCGCCGGGACCTTCTGGTGGGCCACCCGCTCCCCGGCCGGGCCGGCGACCCTCGCCCTGCGGCCGGTCGCGGGCGACCTCCTGGCCGAGGGGTACGGCCCCGGCGCCGACTGGGTCGTGGAGCGGGCCGACGCGGTCGCCGGGCTCCGGGACGATCTGAGCGGTTTCGCCGAGCTGGCCGCCGCCCACCCGGTCGTGGCCGAGCTGGCGGCTCGGCACCGCGGGCTCCGGATGCCCGCCACCAGCCAGGTGTTTCCCCGGCTGCTGCGGGCCGTCTTCGAACAGAAGGTGACCGGCAAGGAGGCCTATCGGGCGTACGCCGCGACCGTTCGCCACTTCCGGGCGGCGGCCCCCGGTCCGGTGGCGTTGCTGCTCCCGCCGGAGCCGGCGGCGGTGGCCGCCACCCCGTACTGGGTCTTCCACCCCTTCGGGGTCGAGCAGCGGCGCGCGGACACGCTGCGCCGGGCCGCCGCGGTGGCCGACCGGCTGGAACGCTGCGCGGACTCCGCCGAGGCGACACGCCGACTCACCGCCGTCGCGGGGATCGGGCCGTGGACCGCCGCCGAGGTGGTACGCGTCGCGTACGGCGACCCGGACGCGGTCAGCGTCGGCGACTACCACGTGCCGAACACCGTGGCCTGGGCACTGGCCGGTGAGGCACGCGGGGACGACGCCCGGATGCTCGCCCTGCTGGAGCCGTTCCGGGGGCACCGGGGCCGCGTCTGCGTCCTGCTGGAGGCCGCCGGCATCCAGGCACCGAAGTTCGGCCCCCGCGCACCGATCCGCTCCTTCGCGCGGTTCTAG